The Kiritimatiellia bacterium genome contains a region encoding:
- a CDS encoding MBOAT family protein produces the protein MVFSSHLFLFYFLPLALGIYALTPRRLRALSLTLLSYVFYGWANPLFCALLLFSTAVDYACGRALVGWRSITEIGDLPLLEPGGPRSRRQRALVAVSVITNLGLLGFFKYFNFGVDSLNAALVALGLEPIGAVLEVALPLGISFYTFQSMSYTIDVYRGRAAPQRHFIDFACYVALFPQLVAGPIIRYHELADQIRARTHTWEKAARGIALFLIGLTKKICLANPCGKVADTAFSAAELHALDAWLGLVAYAFQIYFDFSGYSDMAIGLGLILGFTFPKNFDSPYRSESITEFWRRWHISLSAWLRDYLYIPLGGNRISPRRTYINLLVVMLLGGLWHGASWTFVVWGAIHGLLLAVERALGQQPIYRRLPRPLRIALTFGLVCIAWVFFRAESVAHAADYLCALVGARCAGDAAWLAAAVIRHPVYLSIASLAAALVWYAPQSTEWTRRLSAVKLAAAAALGALSVAVMTVEEFNPFIYFIF, from the coding sequence ATGGTCTTCAGCTCACACCTATTCCTTTTTTATTTTCTGCCGCTCGCCCTGGGGATCTATGCCCTGACTCCGCGGCGCTTGCGCGCGCTGTCGCTGACTCTGCTGAGCTACGTGTTCTATGGCTGGGCCAATCCGCTCTTCTGCGCGCTGCTGTTGTTCTCCACCGCGGTGGACTACGCATGCGGCCGCGCGCTGGTTGGATGGCGATCCATTACTGAGATTGGCGATCTGCCCCTGCTTGAGCCAGGCGGCCCGCGCAGCCGGCGGCAGCGCGCGCTGGTCGCCGTCTCCGTGATTACGAACCTCGGCCTGCTGGGTTTTTTCAAGTACTTCAATTTTGGTGTCGATTCTCTCAACGCTGCACTTGTGGCGCTCGGTCTGGAGCCGATCGGTGCGGTCCTTGAGGTGGCCCTGCCGCTCGGCATCAGCTTTTACACGTTTCAATCGATGAGCTACACCATCGACGTCTATCGCGGCCGCGCCGCGCCGCAGCGCCACTTCATCGACTTCGCCTGCTATGTCGCGCTCTTCCCGCAGTTGGTCGCGGGCCCGATCATTCGCTACCACGAGCTTGCCGATCAGATCCGCGCCCGGACCCACACATGGGAGAAGGCTGCGCGCGGCATCGCACTGTTTTTGATCGGGTTGACGAAAAAAATTTGTCTCGCCAATCCGTGCGGCAAGGTCGCCGACACCGCCTTCTCTGCGGCGGAGCTTCATGCGCTCGATGCGTGGCTCGGCCTCGTAGCGTACGCGTTCCAAATTTATTTCGATTTCAGCGGCTATTCGGACATGGCGATCGGGCTCGGCCTGATCCTGGGCTTCACCTTTCCCAAAAATTTCGATTCTCCGTATCGATCGGAATCCATCACGGAATTCTGGCGGCGCTGGCACATTTCGCTGTCCGCGTGGCTACGCGATTACCTGTACATTCCGCTGGGCGGCAACCGGATCAGCCCGCGCCGGACGTACATCAATTTGCTCGTCGTGATGCTGCTCGGAGGACTTTGGCATGGCGCATCGTGGACTTTCGTGGTCTGGGGCGCGATACACGGTCTCCTGCTGGCAGTCGAACGCGCGCTCGGCCAGCAGCCGATCTATCGGCGGTTGCCACGCCCGCTTCGAATCGCACTCACGTTCGGACTCGTCTGCATTGCCTGGGTGTTCTTCCGGGCGGAAAGCGTCGCGCACGCCGCCGATTATCTGTGCGCCCTTGTCGGCGCCCGGTGTGCCGGCGACGCGGCATGGCTTGCGGCGGCGGTGATCCGGCACCCGGTCTACCTATCGATCGCCTCCCTGGCGGCCGCTCTGGTTTGGTATGCGCCGCAGTCGACCGAATGGACCCGCCGCCTGTCGGCGGTCAAACTTGCAGCCGCTGCCGCGTTGGGCGCGCTTTCGGTCGCCGTGATGACGGTCGAGGAATTCAACCCATTCATTTATTTCATCTTCTGA
- a CDS encoding LamG domain-containing protein, whose amino-acid sequence MKDVRNFVGMCFVCLGVTGCSANPEAVLPASPAVVRTLRDVVGAPARVVWVQDRGSGEDLHQSGRQHALMAFDTETGRICELVPAIDQINKPLIAPGGDYVVFSRRRDDSIHRVAWTGGAPVRIGAGFALAVWRDPRTGVDWLYAAVDRSRNEDAPYRRIVRHPVGDPSRVEEVWNGGDVSLDSVHISRDGTRIGGMFPWPRGMIINAANRRAEMMGRGCWTSLAPDNSYILWIFDGAHRNLFLHSPDGRMRWRVPINTIPNGAGRKMYHPRWSNHVRFLVATGPYNTEGGRLSVRGGAQHVEVWVGRFDERLSSIEAWARVTENEVGDYAPDLWVAGGETSEVPSTVFAPSSREIVQPELDTRWPGTEEGLVFVWSHANVRNEVADGRGGRTECTVEPLRGARWSPFHGMDIRKGSFVAPNAGPRIVEACRRSNELTIEATLLPRSAALTGPARIIALSKRIGEANFMLGQERDRLVLRLRTPETGSDGTANDSQTDLGRIEPGRRIHVIVSYQDGELAAYLDGRPYKVPQRIRGSFDTWDIMDLRFGDESSHDRTWDGEIDGVAIWSRFVGPEEATRRFELNRIRTAGRLEPRTLEFRARLVEATPVPDPREIAPYRRALALCEYELDAAESPVDGSQRIHVYHWVILDAAVVPDAIPQKGEPVVLRVQRVEENPPLESERRLIGIESIGLPEFVDVSR is encoded by the coding sequence GTGAAGGACGTGCGGAATTTTGTGGGAATGTGCTTCGTGTGCCTGGGAGTCACGGGTTGCTCGGCAAACCCGGAGGCGGTGTTGCCTGCGAGTCCGGCCGTGGTTCGAACACTGCGCGACGTGGTCGGTGCGCCCGCTCGCGTTGTGTGGGTTCAGGACCGCGGGTCAGGCGAGGACCTCCACCAGTCTGGACGCCAACATGCGCTCATGGCGTTCGATACCGAGACCGGGCGGATTTGCGAACTCGTGCCGGCGATCGATCAGATCAACAAACCTTTGATCGCGCCGGGCGGAGACTACGTCGTCTTCAGCCGTCGCCGCGACGACTCGATCCATCGCGTTGCATGGACTGGCGGCGCGCCGGTTCGGATCGGCGCTGGCTTCGCACTCGCGGTCTGGCGGGATCCCCGCACGGGCGTCGACTGGCTGTACGCCGCCGTGGACCGATCGCGCAACGAAGATGCGCCCTATCGTCGAATCGTCCGACATCCCGTCGGTGATCCCTCCCGCGTCGAAGAGGTTTGGAACGGCGGTGACGTCAGCCTGGACAGCGTACACATCTCGCGAGATGGAACCCGGATCGGCGGAATGTTCCCGTGGCCGCGGGGCATGATCATCAACGCCGCAAACCGGCGCGCCGAAATGATGGGGCGAGGTTGCTGGACTTCGCTGGCGCCGGACAACAGTTACATCCTATGGATCTTTGACGGCGCGCACCGAAATCTGTTCCTGCACAGTCCGGACGGGCGGATGCGCTGGCGCGTGCCGATCAACACCATTCCGAACGGCGCAGGCCGGAAGATGTATCACCCGCGCTGGAGTAACCATGTGCGCTTCCTCGTCGCCACCGGCCCCTACAACACTGAAGGCGGCCGCCTAAGCGTCCGAGGGGGCGCCCAGCATGTCGAGGTTTGGGTTGGACGCTTCGATGAACGCCTTTCCTCAATCGAGGCGTGGGCGCGAGTGACTGAAAACGAAGTCGGCGATTACGCGCCCGATCTCTGGGTTGCGGGCGGAGAGACCAGCGAAGTGCCCTCCACCGTGTTCGCGCCCTCGTCTCGTGAGATCGTGCAGCCAGAGCTAGACACAAGATGGCCCGGGACGGAGGAGGGGCTCGTCTTCGTCTGGTCACATGCCAACGTCCGGAACGAGGTCGCCGACGGCCGGGGCGGGCGCACAGAGTGCACGGTGGAGCCACTCCGCGGTGCGCGTTGGTCGCCATTCCACGGAATGGACATCCGAAAAGGGTCGTTCGTGGCTCCCAACGCGGGGCCGCGAATCGTCGAGGCGTGCAGGCGCTCCAATGAACTGACGATTGAGGCAACCCTTCTGCCGAGATCGGCGGCCTTGACTGGACCAGCGCGCATCATTGCGCTGTCGAAGCGGATCGGCGAGGCCAATTTCATGCTTGGCCAAGAACGAGATCGATTGGTCTTGCGGCTTCGGACTCCCGAAACGGGAAGCGACGGGACGGCGAATGACTCTCAAACGGATCTTGGCCGCATCGAGCCGGGCAGGAGAATCCACGTCATCGTCAGCTATCAGGACGGCGAACTCGCGGCATATCTCGACGGCCGACCCTACAAGGTTCCGCAGCGGATTCGAGGGAGTTTCGATACATGGGACATCATGGATCTCCGCTTTGGCGATGAATCGTCCCACGATCGGACGTGGGACGGCGAAATCGACGGCGTCGCGATCTGGAGCCGATTCGTCGGCCCGGAGGAGGCCACGCGCCGATTTGAGCTCAATCGAATCCGCACTGCGGGTCGACTGGAGCCTAGGACGCTCGAATTCCGCGCGCGCCTCGTGGAGGCGACGCCGGTTCCGGACCCCCGAGAAATTGCACCCTACCGGCGTGCGCTCGCGCTTTGCGAGTATGAATTGGACGCCGCCGAGTCACCGGTGGACGGATCCCAGCGCATTCACGTTTACCACTGGGTCATCCTAGACGCCGCAGTCGTTCCGGACGCCATCCCGCAAAAAGGCGAGCCCGTGGTCTTGCGCGTGCAACGAGTGGAGGAGAACCCGCCCCTAGAGTCGGAACGGCGGCTCATCGGAATCGAGTCGATCGGGCTGCCGGAATTTGTGGACGTGAGCCGGTAG
- a CDS encoding putrescine aminotransferase yields the protein MMVETNQSGPDRSGAGLLEPAPAGGPTAGGAPSKAELVYRKSSEYLHLICGSDFSPDEKQNILRKTLENFDDYFNRGFLHYRKSVAEAEDFAAIEWTGQGSIIEDLMGRKFIDCLGGFGVYNMGIRHPKIVQAVRAQLERMPLSSQELLDPLRGYLAELLGELAPGDIQDCFFINNGTDAVEGALKLARLYTKKPGFIAATGGFHGKSMGSLSVMGKAVYRKPFAPLLEDVFFVDYGDIRDLERELRKLEALGEEIAAIILEPVQGEAGAIAPPDDYLPRVRELCDHYKILLILDEVQTGMGRCGRNFACELWNVVPDILCLGKALGGGVMPLSAFMSTPKIWKVLEDNPFLHSSTFGGNPLACAAGIAAINVMLEEDLPRQAAEKGEFLMKRLRALHALYPDIIRSINGKGLLLGIEFHDKNVGYKVAAGLFKRGVLVAGTLLGARTIRIEPALNISYDLLEKMLARLHETLEELDKTLDAKSREKAMKESRSSATPGPSA from the coding sequence ATGATGGTCGAAACCAACCAGAGCGGTCCGGACCGCAGCGGTGCCGGACTGTTGGAGCCCGCGCCGGCCGGCGGTCCGACAGCCGGAGGGGCCCCGTCGAAAGCGGAGCTCGTCTACCGCAAATCGTCCGAATATTTGCATCTCATTTGCGGCAGCGACTTTTCGCCCGACGAGAAACAAAACATCCTCCGCAAGACGCTCGAAAACTTTGACGACTATTTCAATCGCGGATTCCTTCACTACAGAAAGTCCGTAGCGGAGGCGGAAGATTTCGCTGCCATCGAATGGACCGGCCAAGGCTCGATCATCGAGGACCTCATGGGCCGCAAGTTCATCGACTGCCTCGGCGGATTCGGCGTCTACAACATGGGCATCCGCCACCCGAAAATCGTCCAAGCGGTCCGTGCCCAATTGGAACGCATGCCGCTCAGTTCCCAGGAGCTACTCGATCCGCTGCGTGGATACCTGGCCGAGCTACTTGGTGAACTGGCACCCGGCGACATCCAGGATTGCTTCTTCATCAACAACGGCACCGACGCCGTCGAGGGCGCGCTGAAGCTCGCGCGGCTCTACACCAAGAAACCAGGCTTTATTGCGGCGACCGGCGGATTCCACGGAAAATCTATGGGGTCGCTCTCGGTCATGGGCAAGGCGGTCTATCGCAAACCGTTTGCCCCTCTGCTGGAGGACGTCTTTTTCGTGGACTATGGCGATATCCGGGATCTCGAGCGGGAGCTGCGCAAACTCGAAGCGTTGGGTGAGGAAATTGCAGCGATCATCCTCGAGCCGGTACAGGGAGAGGCCGGCGCGATCGCCCCGCCCGACGATTACCTGCCCCGCGTGCGCGAGCTCTGCGACCACTACAAAATTCTGCTGATCCTCGACGAAGTGCAGACCGGCATGGGCCGCTGCGGCCGGAATTTCGCCTGTGAATTGTGGAACGTGGTGCCGGATATCCTATGCCTCGGCAAGGCGCTCGGCGGCGGGGTTATGCCGCTTAGCGCCTTTATGAGCACGCCCAAAATTTGGAAGGTTCTGGAGGATAATCCGTTCCTGCACAGCTCGACATTTGGCGGCAACCCGCTCGCGTGCGCCGCCGGAATCGCCGCCATCAATGTGATGCTCGAGGAGGATCTCCCCCGCCAGGCGGCAGAAAAGGGAGAATTCCTCATGAAACGGCTCCGCGCTCTCCATGCCCTTTACCCCGACATCATTCGCTCCATCAACGGCAAGGGACTCCTGCTCGGCATCGAGTTTCACGACAAGAACGTGGGCTACAAAGTGGCCGCCGGGCTGTTCAAACGCGGCGTTCTCGTTGCCGGCACCCTGCTCGGGGCGCGGACCATCCGCATCGAGCCGGCCCTGAACATCAGCTACGACCTGCTCGAAAAAATGCTCGCCCGGCTCCACGAGACGCTCGAAGAACTCGACAAAACACTCGACGCAAAATCGCGCGAGAAGGCGATGAAGGAATCCCGATCCTCCGCCACGCCCGGACCCTCGGCATAA
- a CDS encoding spermidine/putrescine ABC transporter substrate-binding protein: protein MIRRSIVRAVLMAGALALASGCGGRGGNVLNIFIWSEYLPDEIIQEFEKRTGVRVRYDTYDSNEALLEKLQSGVADYDLVVPSDYMVQIMIAEGLLKEIDKSRISTWSHLDAKFLNKPFDPDNRYSMPYFWGTTGIGYNKQKFPEGVHSWAALFDEANAGRILMLDDVREVFAVALKYLGRSANETDPDALRQAADLLKRQKRLVKTYNSGDFHNILAAGDVDLAHGYNGQLASVVAAQPDRLGYAVPVEGAVIWMDSLCIPKKARNVENAHAFMSFVMEPEINARIVNAVRYASANKSAKKWIDPAILADEAVYPPEEIIDRCEFLRDVGDAAVLYDQLWTEIKAQ, encoded by the coding sequence ATGATAAGGCGGTCGATCGTTCGGGCAGTGTTGATGGCGGGAGCGCTGGCGTTGGCGTCCGGGTGCGGCGGGCGCGGCGGAAATGTCCTCAACATCTTTATCTGGTCGGAATACCTGCCCGATGAAATCATTCAGGAGTTTGAGAAGCGCACGGGAGTCCGCGTGCGGTACGACACCTACGACTCTAACGAAGCGCTGCTCGAAAAGCTCCAGTCCGGCGTGGCCGACTACGACCTGGTCGTGCCCTCCGACTACATGGTCCAGATCATGATCGCGGAGGGACTGTTGAAGGAAATCGACAAAAGCCGAATCTCAACGTGGAGCCATCTCGACGCCAAATTCCTGAATAAACCGTTCGATCCCGACAACCGCTATTCGATGCCGTATTTCTGGGGCACCACCGGCATCGGCTACAACAAGCAGAAATTCCCCGAGGGCGTCCACTCGTGGGCCGCCCTGTTCGATGAGGCTAACGCGGGTCGCATCCTGATGCTCGACGACGTCCGTGAGGTATTCGCCGTCGCATTGAAGTATCTGGGCCGTTCAGCGAATGAAACGGATCCGGATGCCCTCCGCCAGGCGGCAGATCTCCTTAAGCGCCAGAAACGCCTGGTAAAGACCTATAACAGCGGCGACTTCCATAACATCCTGGCCGCCGGTGATGTGGATCTCGCCCACGGGTACAATGGCCAGCTCGCCAGCGTCGTTGCCGCCCAGCCGGACCGGCTCGGATACGCCGTGCCAGTCGAGGGCGCGGTGATTTGGATGGACAGCCTCTGCATCCCGAAGAAGGCGCGCAACGTCGAGAACGCGCATGCCTTTATGTCGTTCGTCATGGAACCGGAAATCAACGCCCGGATTGTCAACGCGGTCCGTTACGCCAGCGCGAACAAATCTGCAAAGAAATGGATCGATCCGGCAATTCTCGCGGATGAAGCCGTCTATCCGCCGGAGGAAATTATCGACCGCTGCGAATTCCTTCGCGATGTCGGGGACGCGGCGGTCCTCTACGACCAGCTTTGGACAGAAATTAAAGCGCAGTAA
- a CDS encoding ABC transporter permease — protein sequence MSRGAQTRAADCKWANPREPEMQAAAPFAWERVLLGLHSALVYVFLYAPILILIVFSFNAGRQTARWEGFTLQWYVRLGENQQILAALKNSLIVASAATVVSTIFGTLAALALSRYSFRGKHATQAALFLPIIIPEIVFGAALVTFFGAIQFRLSIWTVIISHIAFSISYVAIVVRARLAGFDRSLEEAAMDLGAGPVQTFLRVTLPLILPGIIAGALLVFTISIDDYVVSSFVAGVGATTLPLQIYSMIKVGVTPEVNAVSALLLGATIVMIILSQRLQRDPSKEGGTR from the coding sequence GTGAGCAGAGGCGCGCAAACACGGGCCGCCGACTGCAAGTGGGCAAACCCACGGGAGCCGGAAATGCAGGCGGCTGCACCGTTTGCGTGGGAGCGCGTGCTGCTGGGCCTGCATTCAGCCCTCGTATACGTGTTTTTGTATGCGCCAATTTTGATTCTGATCGTGTTTTCCTTCAACGCAGGCCGGCAGACGGCGCGCTGGGAGGGTTTCACACTCCAGTGGTATGTCCGGCTGGGGGAGAACCAGCAGATTCTCGCCGCGCTGAAGAACAGCCTGATCGTCGCAAGCGCGGCTACGGTTGTGTCGACCATTTTCGGGACGCTTGCAGCCCTGGCCCTGAGCCGGTACTCGTTTCGAGGCAAACACGCCACGCAAGCGGCTCTCTTCCTGCCCATCATTATTCCCGAAATCGTCTTCGGCGCGGCGCTGGTGACCTTTTTCGGGGCGATCCAATTTCGGTTGAGCATCTGGACCGTCATCATCTCGCACATTGCATTCAGCATCTCGTATGTCGCGATCGTCGTCCGCGCGCGCCTGGCGGGGTTTGACCGTTCGCTTGAGGAAGCAGCGATGGACCTCGGTGCGGGGCCCGTCCAAACCTTTTTGCGGGTCACGCTGCCGCTGATCCTGCCGGGTATCATCGCCGGGGCCCTGCTCGTGTTCACCATTTCCATCGATGACTACGTCGTCAGCTCCTTCGTCGCGGGCGTCGGGGCCACCACGTTACCCTTGCAGATTTATTCGATGATCAAGGTCGGTGTGACGCCGGAGGTGAATGCGGTGAGTGCATTGCTCCTCGGCGCAACGATTGTTATGATCATCCTATCTCAACGACTCCAACGGGATCCGTCGAAAGAAGGAGGAACGAGATGA
- a CDS encoding ABC transporter permease, translating into MHSAHEDKRSPYLLIAPAWLFLGIFFLLPLAVMFVVSFGMRGTYGGLKPIDDLGAYLLSGEFLHNYIRSLDPLYWPIYWRSFWMAVVTTVLCLLISYPIAYYIAIVAPPRWKNVLLALVVIPFWTSFLIRTYAWMLILRTEGLVNNLLLGAGLISEPLDLLYNEFAVMVGLVYGELPFMILPLYASLEKLDLTLLEASSDLGANHVSTFWRVTVPLTMPGIVAGTVLVFIPSIGQFVVSDLLGGAKSMLVGNLIQNQFAIARNRPFGAAIAFELMAVVLLMLFAYAWWSKRKGQEALW; encoded by the coding sequence ATGCACTCCGCCCACGAAGACAAAAGATCGCCGTACCTGCTGATCGCGCCGGCGTGGTTGTTTCTCGGAATATTTTTCCTGCTGCCCCTCGCGGTGATGTTTGTCGTCAGCTTCGGGATGCGCGGTACCTATGGCGGGCTCAAGCCGATCGACGACCTGGGCGCCTACCTTCTCTCCGGCGAGTTTCTCCACAATTACATTCGGTCGCTCGATCCGCTCTACTGGCCGATTTACTGGCGCTCGTTCTGGATGGCGGTTGTGACGACGGTGTTGTGTCTTCTGATCAGCTATCCCATCGCCTATTACATCGCGATCGTCGCGCCGCCGCGCTGGAAGAACGTCCTTCTGGCGCTCGTCGTCATCCCGTTCTGGACCAGTTTCCTGATTCGCACCTATGCGTGGATGCTGATCCTCCGCACGGAAGGCCTCGTGAACAACCTCCTGCTCGGCGCTGGGTTGATTTCCGAGCCGCTTGACCTGCTCTACAACGAGTTTGCGGTGATGGTCGGGCTGGTCTACGGGGAACTCCCCTTCATGATTCTCCCGCTGTATGCCTCGCTGGAGAAGCTCGACCTGACGCTGCTGGAGGCGTCCAGCGACCTCGGCGCGAACCATGTATCCACCTTCTGGCGCGTCACAGTGCCGCTGACGATGCCCGGGATCGTTGCGGGGACAGTCCTCGTGTTCATTCCGAGCATTGGGCAATTTGTGGTGTCCGACCTGCTTGGCGGCGCGAAGAGCATGCTGGTCGGGAATCTGATTCAGAACCAGTTTGCTATTGCCCGGAACCGGCCGTTTGGCGCGGCGATCGCGTTTGAGCTGATGGCCGTGGTGCTTCTGATGCTCTTCGCCTACGCGTGGTGGTCGAAACGCAAGGGTCAGGAGGCATTGTGGTGA